One stretch of Punica granatum isolate Tunisia-2019 chromosome 5, ASM765513v2, whole genome shotgun sequence DNA includes these proteins:
- the LOC116209636 gene encoding 50S ribosomal protein L29, chloroplastic, with amino-acid sequence MLSFSIASPGTLTFPPRRAFPKSSFNGVRIQQVCPATTAPAASFRRAGAAVMMAKREEELKEIRAKTTEDINEEVVQLKGELLMLRLQKSARNEFKSSEFRRMRKRIARMLTVKREREIEEGINKRLSRKLDRKWKRSIVARPPPSLIKLREEEAAEEAEKST; translated from the exons ATGCTGAGCTTCTCAATCGCCTCCCCGGGAACCCTAACCTTCCCTCCCCGCCGAGCATTCCCCAAGTCCTCCTTCAACGGCGTCCGAATCCAGCAAGTTTGCCCCGCCACCACCGCCCCGGCTGCGTCTTTCCGCAGGGCAGGCGCCGCCGTCATGATGGCGAAGAGGGAGGAGGAGCTGAAGGAGATAAGGGCGAAGACGACGGAGGATATCAATGAGGAGGTGGTGCAGCTGAAAGGTGAGCTCCTCATGCTCCGCCTGCAGAAGTCCGCCCGGAACGAGTTCAAGTCCAGCGAATTCCGCCGCATGCGCAAAAGG ATTGCTCGCATGCTGACTGTGAAACGGGAGAGGGAAATCGAGGAAGGAATCAACAAGAGGCTATCGAGAAAGCTTGACAGGAAATGGAAGAGGAGCATTGTCGCCAGACCGCCTCCTTCGCTGATAAAGCTGCGGGAGGAAGAGGCTGCTGAAGAAGCTGAGAAATCCACGTGA
- the LOC116206929 gene encoding BTB/POZ domain-containing protein DOT3, translating into MKKAFPTVPLSPQVSDLSDSSDQAQEQSIVVPPKLITIADSLQDNELSWFANSQIQPDISIQVEDVNFRIHKYPLVSKCGYIRRLEFQPSISNYEYDFKLENFPGGSETFQIILRFCYGLPVDLTPENVASLRCASEYLEMTEEIEDGNLVVKTETFITFVVLSSWRDTITVLKSCETLSPWTENLQIVRRCCDAIAWKASTGRQPQEDGSTGDEDYLKLDELASLRIDHFMRIITAIRAQGSKPEIIGKCIIHYAERCLPGIDVELEGLRGHGYGKNEITFRVFFQSSERSGFINNGKEQKAIIESLISILPPQLEAIPCKFLLKMLRMAILYSVTPALVSELEKRIALVLEEANVNDLLIPSYRNQVDQAKLMNSPERCTMHDVDTVQRIIEYFLMHEQQQYAQQKSGKHNVSKLLDNYLAAIARDPNLSTTKFQVLAESLPEGARTCHDGLYRAIDTYIKTHPLLPEHDRRRLCKIMNCEKLSLDACMHAAQNDRLPLRTVIQVLFSEQIKMRTAMRAKEPTTQQSGNNSPNNNQSATDAEIKSLRAELENVKAKMAELQSDYAELQQEYEKLSGSKQQRSRRMSGWASSWRKVKNSFHSKREGDVNNGDQGDYGHQRQSPRGQVRRRSSFRRRVSIS; encoded by the exons ATGAAGAAAGCGTTTCCGACGGTTCCTCTGAGCCCGCAGGTAAGTGACCTCTCCGACAGCAGCGATCAGGCTCAAGAGCAGAGCATCGTCGTTCCGCCCAAGCTCATCACGATTGCTGATAGCTTGCAGGACAATGAACTTTCATG GTTTGCTAATTCTCAAATTCAGCCAGATATATCTATTCAGGTTGAAGACGTGAACTTCCGCATTCATAAG TATCCATTGGTATCAAAGTGTGGATACATACGCCGCTTGGAATTTCAGCCCTCAATCTCAAATTATGAGTATGATTTCAAGCTTGAAAACTTTCCCGGAGGATCGGAAACGTTTCAGATCATTCTGAGGTTCTGCTATGGTTTGCCAGTGGATTTAACTCCTGAAAATGTCGCATCCCTTAGATGCGCATCAGAATACCTGGAAATGACGGAAGAAATAGAGGATGGGAATCTCGTCGTGAAAACTGAGACATTCATCACGTTTGTGGTCCTCTCTTCGTGGAGGGACACAATCACAGTCCTCAAGTCATGCGAAACTCTATCCCCATGGACAGAAAATCTCCAAATTGTCAGACGATGCTGTGACGCGATTGCTTGGAAAGCTTCTACAGGCCGCCAACCCCAGGAAGACGGTTCAACTGGTGATGAAGATTACTTGAAGCTTGACGAGTTGGCATCCCTTCGAATAGATCACTTCATGAGGATTATAACTGCAATTAGGGCCCAAGGAAGCAAACCAGAAATTATAGGGAAATGCATAATCCACTATGCAGAGAGATGCCTGCCTGGAATTGATGTGGAATTGGAAGGTCTACGAGGTCATGGTTACGGCAAGAATGAAATAACGTTCAGAGTATTCTTTCAAAGCAGTGAAAGATCAGGATTCATTAATAACGGGAAGGAGCAAAAGGCGATTATCGAAAGCTTAATAAGCATATTGCCTCCTCAGCTGGAGGCAATTCCATGTAAGTTCTTGTTGAAGATGCTAAGAATGGCTATTCTCTATTCTGTGACGCCCGCTTTGGTTTCAGAGCTCGAAAAGAGGATCGCATTGGTGTTGGAAGAGGCTAACGTGAATGATCTTCTGATCCCAAGCTACCGAAATCAAGTGGATCAAGCAAAACTGATGAA TTCACCAGAACGATGCACTATGCATGATGTCGACACGGTTCAGAGGATCATTGAGTATTTCTTAATGCACGAACAGCAACAGTATGCACAAcagaagtccggaaaacatAATGTGAGCAAGCTGCTAGATAATTACCTTGCTGCAATCGCCAGAGATCCTAACCTCTCGACAACCAAGTTCCAGGTTCTGGCAGAATCTTTGCCGGAAGGTGCCCGAACATGCCATGATGGACTGTACAGAGCCATCGATACATACATTAAG ACTCATCCTTTATTACCAGAGCATGATCGAAGACGGCTTTGCAAAATTATGAACTGTGAGAAACTCTCGCTTGACGCCTGCATGCACGCGGCACAAAATGACCGGTTACCCTTAAGAACTGTCATCCAG GTGCTGTTTTCGGAGCAAATAAAGATGAGGACGGCCATGAGAGCGAAGGAGCCAACCACACAACAGAGTGGGAACAACTCTCCTAACAACAACCAGTCAGCCACGGATGCAGAGATCAAATCGCTGAGGGCGGAGCTCGAGAACGTGAAGGCGAAGATGGCTGAGCTTCAGAGCGACTACGCGGAGCTCCAGCAGGAATATGAGAAGCTGAGTGGCAGCAAGCAGCAGCGGAGCCGGAGAATGTCGGGGTGGGCATCTAGCTGGAGGAAGGTCAAGAACTCATTCCATTCCAAAAGGGAAGGAGACGTCAATAATGGAGATCAAGGGGATTATGGGCATCAGCGGCAGAGCCCTCGTGGGCAGGTCAGGCGCAGGTCGAGCTTTCGGAGAAGGGTGTCCATCTCCTAG
- the LOC116208498 gene encoding asparagine synthetase [glutamine-hydrolyzing] 2, with amino-acid sequence MCGILAVFGCIDNSQAKRSRIIELSRRLRHRGPDWSGLHCHGDCYLAHQRLAIVDPTSGDQPLYNEDKTVVVTVNGEIYNHKALREKLKNHQFRTGSDCEVIAHLYEEYGEDFVDMLDGMFSFVLLDTRDKSFIAARDAIGITPLYIGWGLDGSVWFASEMKALSDECERFMSFLPGHIYSSKQGGLRRWYNPPWYSEQIPSTPYDPLVLRAAFEKAVKKRLMTDVPFGVLLSGGLDSSLVASVASRYLADSEAACQWGSQLHTFCIGLKGSPDLRAGREVADYLGTRHHEFHFTVQEGIDALEEVIYHIETYDVTTIRASTPMFLMSRKIKSLGVKMVISGEGSDEIFGGYLYFHKAPNKEEFHEETCRKIKALHLYDCLRANKSTSAWGVEARVPFLDKEFLDIAMSIDPEWKMVKPELGRIEKWVLRNAFDDEEKPYLPKHILYRQKEQFSDGVGYSWIDGLKDHANQEVTDAMLANASFVYPENTPTTKEAYYYRAIFEKFFPKNAARSTVPGGPSIACSTAKAVEWDASWSKNLDPSGRAALGVHADAYEGAADSKNAGLTNGSSSKLQEIPVEKTAAVG; translated from the exons ATGTGCGGGATACTCGCGGTCTTCGGCTGCATTGACAATTCCCAGGCCAAGCGCTCCCGCATCATCGAGCTATCTCGCAG GCTACGGCATAGAGGTCCTGACTGGAGTGGACTGCATTGTCATGGGGACTGTTATCTTGCTCATCAAAGATTAGCTATTGTAGACCCCACCTCCGGAGATCAGCCTCTTTACAATGAGGACAAGACCGTCGTTGTCACG GTTAATGGGGAGATCTACAACCACAAAGCATTGAGAGAGAAGCTGAAGAACCATCAGTTTCGTACTGGAAGTGACTGCGAAGTCATTGCACATCTT TATGAAGAATATGGAGAAGATTTTGTGGATATGCTGGACGGGATGTTTTCCTTTGTCCTGCTTGACACCCGTGACAAGAGCTTTATTGCAGCTCGGGATGCTATTGGCATTACACCCCTTTACATAGGATGGGGTCTCGATG GCTCAGTTTGGTTTGCCTCAGAAATGAAAGCCTTAAGTGATGAGTGTGAAAGGTTTATGTCGTTTCTCCCGGGCCACATATATTCCAGCAAACAAG GAGGGCTCAGACGGTGGTACAACCCACCTTGGTATTCAGAGCAGATCCCATCAACTCCATATGATCCTCTTGTTTTGCGTGCTGCCTTTGAGAAG GCTGTGAAAAAAAGGCTCATGACTGATGTTCCATTTGGCGTACTCTTGTCTGGAGGTCTTGACTCATCTCTTGTTGCTTCAGTAGCTTCCCGTTATTTGGCCGACTCTGAAGCAGCTTGCCAATGGGGTTCACAGTTGCACACCTTTTGCATTGGTTTGAAG GGCTCACCTGATTTAAGAGCAGGAAGAGAGGTCGCAGATTATCTAGGAACTCGTCACCATGAATTTCACTTCACTGTCCAG GAAGGTATAGATGCCCTTGAGGAAGTTATCTACCACATTGAAACATATGATGTGACCACCATCAGGGCCAGCACACCGATGTTCCTTATGTCTCGAAAGATAAAGTCCTTGGGAGTTAAGATGGTTATTTCTGGGGAAGGTTCCGATGAGATTTTTGGAGGTTACTTGTATTTCCATAAAGCACCAAACAAGGAGGAGTTTCACGAAGAGACCTGTAGAAAG atTAAGGCTCTCCATCTTTATGACTGCTTGAGGGCCAACAAATCCACTTCAGCATGGGGTGTAGAGGCACGTGTTCCCTTTCTAGACAAGGAATTCCTCGACATAGCAATGAGCATTGATCCTGAGTGGAAAATG GTCAAACCTGAACTTGGAAGGATTGAGAAGTGGGTCTTGCGTAATGCATTCGATGATGAAGAGAAACCCTATCTTCCTAAg CACATATTGTATCGGCAGAAGGAACAATTTAGCGATGGAGTTGGTTACAGTTGGATTGATGGCTTGAAGGATCATGCCAACCAAGAA GTTACAGATGCAATGCTGGCGAATGCTAGCTTTGTATACCCAGAGAACACTCCTACCACTAAAGAGGCCTATTATTACAGAGCTATCTTTGAGAAATTCTTCCCTAAG AATGCTGCGAGATCCACAGTACCAGGAGGCCCTAGCATAGCCTGCAGCACTGCGAAAGCTGTGGAGTGGGATGCGTCTTGGTCGAAAAATCTCGACCCTTCAGGTCGTGCTGCTCTCGGGGTCCATGCTGATGCCTACGAGGGAGCAGCAGATTCGAAGAATGCTGGTTTAACCAATGGCTCCTCTTCGAAGCTACAAGAAATTCCTGTTGAGAAGACAGCAGCAGTTGGCTGA
- the LOC116208499 gene encoding uncharacterized protein LOC116208499 yields the protein MKPTQMAASSFTCELTILRAENMDSLPEGGNLFVRCYLSAAGKKERIHLDTRLVDDPAACSWDQTFSIQCSGAEESIDELKQDSLILELRRKRRVRATLLGGSSSSKLLGRAEVPWRTAFNSPDMEIENWVPVVPLWDSGNKEGVKPPYIRVALKLRFGPAKAGEISARQQKRRKRAGESGCGCERRCDQPWGCGNGEEYYHAFAMAAALEAL from the coding sequence ATGAAACCAACTCAAATGGCTGCTTCCTCCTTCACCTGCGAACTCACGATACTGCGAGCCGAGAACATGGATTCCCTCCCCGAAGGCGGCAACCTCTTCGTGAGGTGCTACCTCTCTGCTGCGGGCAAGAAGGAGAGGATCCATCTCGATACCCGACTGGTCGATGACCCAGCAGCATGCTCCTGGGACCAGACCTTCTCCATTCAGTGCAGCGGGGCAGAGGAGTCCATCGACGAACTGAAGCAAGACAGCTTGATCCTCGAGCTGAGGCGGAAGAGGAGGGTGAGGGCGACCCTTCTTGGAGGGTCCTCCTCGTCGAAGCTGCTGGGTAGGGCGGAGGTTCCATGGAGGACAGCCTTCAATTCTCCGGACATGGAGATCGAGAACTGGGTGCCTGTTGTTCCTTTATGGGACAGCGGTAACAAGGAAGGAGTCAAGCCTCCTTACATTAGAGTGGCCCTGAAGCTAAGGTTCGGACCGGCAAAGGCGGGAGAGATCAGTGCTCGGCAAcaaaagaggaggaagagggcGGGAGAAAGCGGGTGCGGTTGCGAAAGGAGATGTGATCAACCGTGGGGATGTGGGAATGGAGAAGAGTACTATCATGCCTTTGCCATGGCGGCTGCCTTGGAAGCCTTGTGA